One window from the genome of Actinomycetes bacterium encodes:
- a CDS encoding response regulator: protein MATNPRWRVPLGTWQRYFRAWIDEPETQALADAIVFFDFRQLNGTLDAEAALRPVVRAAAGNRVFLARLARMALRRESPLDLTEACVSCAEENAPKHSEKACGWSRVRGIRGGGVAAMAERIRVLIADHHPATRAGVRAVLEDDGFQVCAEVADAGAAVKAAVRERPDLCLVDVHVPGNGIAAAQAIISSLPDTAVVMLAVSRNDDDLFDALRAGAVGYLPKETRPERLPHALRGVLAGEAALPRHLVARVIQDLRERGRRRRLPLLGRQGVELTSREWEVLDLLCEGLSTHEMAERLFVSHATIRTHVAAVVKKLRVPDREAAVRLLEGR from the coding sequence ATGGCCACCAACCCGCGCTGGCGCGTGCCGCTTGGGACCTGGCAGCGGTACTTCCGCGCCTGGATCGACGAGCCCGAGACCCAGGCCCTCGCGGACGCGATCGTCTTCTTCGACTTCCGGCAGCTCAACGGCACGCTGGACGCCGAGGCGGCGCTCCGCCCGGTCGTCCGCGCCGCCGCCGGGAACCGCGTGTTCCTCGCCCGGCTGGCCAGGATGGCGCTCCGGCGCGAGTCCCCGCTCGACCTCACGGAAGCTTGCGTCTCATGCGCAGAGGAGAACGCGCCGAAGCACTCGGAGAAAGCTTGCGGCTGGTCTCGCGTCCGGGGGATCCGAGGCGGAGGTGTGGCTGCCATGGCCGAGCGGATCCGAGTGCTGATCGCCGATCACCACCCCGCTACGCGGGCCGGGGTGCGGGCAGTCCTGGAGGACGACGGGTTTCAGGTGTGCGCCGAGGTCGCCGACGCTGGCGCGGCGGTCAAGGCCGCCGTGCGCGAGCGTCCGGACCTGTGCCTGGTGGACGTTCACGTGCCGGGTAACGGGATCGCGGCCGCGCAGGCGATCATCTCGAGCCTGCCGGACACCGCGGTCGTCATGCTCGCCGTCTCGCGCAACGACGACGACCTGTTCGACGCCCTGCGCGCCGGCGCCGTCGGCTACCTGCCCAAGGAAACCCGCCCGGAGCGCCTGCCTCATGCGCTCCGCGGCGTGCTCGCGGGCGAGGCGGCCCTGCCGCGCCATCTCGTCGCGCGGGTGATCCAGGATCTCCGCGAGCGCGGCCGGCGCCGCCGGCTGCCGCTGCTCGGCCGCCAGGGCGTGGAGCTGACGAGCCGCGAGTGGGAGGTGCTCGACCTGCTGTGCGAGGGGCTGAGCACGCATGAGATGGCCGAACGCCTCTTTGTCTCCCATGCCACAATCCGCACCCACGTCGCCGCGGTCGTGAAGAAGCTGCGCGTGCCCGACCGCGAGGCCGCCGTCCGGCTGCTCGAGGGACGCTGA
- a CDS encoding PxKF domain-containing protein: MHHSASLRNPKLTVARNPKLTVALATLLALAATLVQLTPASAASVTSASFSGGTGTASVDGTLYARNGAALTLTVATSSDTRCVEVTGAYTARQTSSTAKSSWSFPLTAGTGDGVQGVTAAASPNFNANHCTGQSQSPATAAYVLDNTGPTVTAALSPAPNAAGWTNANVTITWSATDTGAGVASGPTPATESVTANTPGVTKTSSATDRLGNAGSGSVAVKLDKTAPTISGSRSPAANANGWNNTDVTVSFTCADALSGIKHCTGTTTLASNGADQSRAGTATDNADNTSSDTVGPVNIDKVAAALSGAPTTSANAAGWYSGDVTIDWACSDALSGIDGTCPANSTISGEGTAQTAAASVSDKAGNTTGASSSPAVNIDKTAPTTTASAPGDWNNDDVTISLSADDALSGVRATHYRLDGGAQQTGTSISISAEGVHTLEFWSVDEADNVEAANTVQVRIDKTSPAINHSQSPAANGNGWNNTNVTVAFTCSDALSGIASCSGPQTVTTEGKGQPVTGTAVDNAGNKTTDPATVSIDETAPTISAGADRATNANGWYADDVTVSFSCSDALSGIDRCPASKTVGEGVDQSASGTATDGAGNSESDGLTGINVDKTAPSLTGAATSAPNGNGWYAGDVTVDWTCSDAPSGLAGGCPAASTITGEGDNLSASASISDNAGNSTSRSLAGVKIDRTAPSTSADVPAPLDSGWYAGPVEITLAGVDSLSGVEATYYRVDGGALHTYDGPFHHGLKGSHTITYWSLDRAGNVEDGTADGHSITLRVDGVPPTITPNRSPAPNANGWNNTPVLVGFTCDDAESGVAGCVGGGLLDNEGAGQSLTGSAQDNAGNSSEATANDINIDLTPPYLAGAPTTDPNADGWHKGDVTIRWTASDALSGVDTSTQPDDSLVTGEGTNLSAGPVSVSDKAGNTASASLDGIRIDRTPPTINGGPTTAPNGDDWYNTDVVVDFTCADNLSGVASCPTSRVISGDGSNQSVTSDPATDHAGNSAPGRTVGGINIDGQAPQTKANNLCTATNGYCTGSSATVTLRATDLGPAGVKEVHYSVNGGTGQVAAGASVDVDVPLSGSGNATVDYYALDRAGNQEPNNTIGLKYDNIAPTMTHTLTPTPNAAGWNSSDVTVHFSARDDDTGSGVDPSSTTSDVLVGDETSGQVVNGQAKDTAGNVGTDSVTVKLDKTQPAISGAIVSGAVGSNGWYTGPVTVHFTCSDALSAVVVCPDDVTLTGNGANQSVTASAVDNAGNAKSATVDHINIDAEAPTISTLSLKDGGIYTLGAVPAASCAAGDDVSGVAWCSVRVSGGLASGVGTFAFTATATDKAGNTVTRTGTYQVIYRFDGFLQPINDTAHQVGTTTVSIFKAGSTVPAKFQLKKSDGTVVQPTSLPQWVTPAKGSPTTAPVDESAYGDLPSTSGAYRWDSSGQQYIYNWGTSSGQKGFYWRIGVQLDDGQTYSVNIGLR, encoded by the coding sequence GTGCACCATTCCGCATCCCTCAGGAACCCGAAGCTCACGGTGGCCAGGAACCCGAAGCTCACGGTGGCGCTCGCCACCCTGCTCGCGCTTGCCGCCACGCTCGTCCAGCTCACCCCGGCTTCGGCCGCCTCGGTCACCTCGGCGTCGTTCAGCGGCGGCACGGGGACGGCGAGTGTGGACGGCACGCTGTATGCCAGGAACGGCGCGGCCCTCACCCTCACGGTGGCCACGTCATCCGACACCAGGTGCGTCGAGGTCACCGGCGCGTACACGGCGCGCCAGACGTCCAGCACGGCGAAGTCGTCGTGGTCGTTCCCGCTCACGGCCGGCACCGGTGACGGCGTGCAGGGCGTAACGGCAGCCGCCTCGCCGAACTTCAACGCCAATCACTGCACCGGCCAGTCGCAGAGCCCCGCCACCGCCGCCTACGTCCTGGACAACACCGGCCCGACCGTCACCGCCGCCCTCTCCCCCGCCCCGAACGCCGCGGGCTGGACCAACGCCAATGTCACGATCACCTGGAGCGCGACCGACACCGGCGCCGGCGTGGCGAGCGGCCCAACGCCGGCGACCGAGAGCGTGACCGCGAATACGCCCGGTGTCACCAAGACGTCGAGCGCAACCGACCGGCTGGGCAACGCCGGCAGCGGCTCGGTCGCCGTCAAGCTGGACAAGACGGCACCGACGATCAGCGGCAGCCGCAGCCCGGCGGCGAACGCCAACGGGTGGAACAACACCGACGTGACCGTGAGCTTCACCTGCGCCGACGCGCTGTCAGGCATCAAGCACTGCACAGGGACGACCACGCTGGCCAGCAACGGCGCCGACCAGTCACGTGCGGGCACCGCGACCGACAACGCCGACAACACCTCAAGCGACACGGTCGGGCCGGTCAACATCGACAAGGTGGCTGCGGCCCTGAGCGGCGCCCCGACGACGAGCGCCAACGCGGCCGGCTGGTACTCCGGCGACGTCACCATCGACTGGGCCTGCTCGGACGCGCTCTCCGGCATCGACGGCACCTGCCCGGCCAACAGCACGATCAGCGGCGAAGGCACCGCCCAGACCGCGGCAGCGTCGGTCAGCGACAAGGCAGGGAACACGACCGGCGCCAGCAGCAGCCCGGCCGTCAACATCGACAAGACGGCGCCCACCACGACCGCGTCGGCACCCGGCGACTGGAACAACGACGACGTCACCATCAGCCTGAGCGCTGACGACGCCCTCTCGGGAGTCAGGGCCACCCACTACCGGCTCGACGGCGGCGCGCAGCAGACCGGCACGAGCATCTCGATCAGCGCCGAAGGTGTCCACACCTTGGAGTTCTGGAGCGTGGACGAGGCCGACAACGTCGAGGCCGCCAACACCGTCCAGGTGAGGATCGACAAGACCTCGCCGGCCATCAACCACAGCCAGTCGCCCGCGGCCAACGGCAACGGCTGGAACAACACCAACGTGACGGTCGCCTTCACCTGCTCGGACGCCCTGTCGGGCATCGCGAGCTGCAGCGGCCCGCAGACGGTCACCACCGAAGGCAAGGGCCAGCCGGTGACCGGGACGGCCGTCGACAACGCCGGGAACAAGACGACCGACCCGGCGACCGTCTCCATCGACGAGACCGCCCCGACGATCAGCGCGGGCGCCGACCGCGCCACCAACGCGAACGGCTGGTATGCCGATGACGTCACGGTGAGCTTCAGCTGCTCCGACGCGCTGTCGGGCATCGACAGGTGCCCGGCGTCCAAGACCGTCGGCGAGGGTGTCGACCAGAGCGCGAGCGGCACCGCCACCGACGGGGCGGGCAACTCCGAAAGCGATGGGCTGACCGGGATCAACGTCGACAAGACGGCCCCGTCGCTCACCGGTGCCGCCACCAGCGCCCCGAATGGCAACGGCTGGTACGCAGGCGACGTCACCGTGGACTGGACCTGCTCGGACGCGCCGTCCGGCCTGGCCGGCGGCTGCCCGGCCGCCAGCACGATCACCGGGGAAGGCGACAACCTCTCGGCCAGCGCCTCGATCAGCGATAACGCGGGCAACTCGACCAGCAGGAGCCTCGCGGGGGTCAAGATCGACCGCACCGCGCCGAGCACCTCGGCGGACGTGCCCGCGCCGCTGGACAGCGGCTGGTACGCCGGACCGGTCGAGATCACCCTCGCCGGGGTGGACAGCCTCTCGGGCGTCGAGGCGACCTACTACCGTGTGGACGGCGGTGCCCTGCACACCTACGACGGCCCCTTCCACCACGGCTTGAAGGGCAGCCACACGATCACCTACTGGAGCCTCGACCGGGCCGGCAACGTCGAGGACGGGACCGCCGACGGCCACAGCATCACGCTCAGGGTCGACGGCGTCCCGCCCACCATCACGCCCAACCGGTCGCCCGCGCCGAACGCCAACGGCTGGAACAACACCCCCGTCCTCGTAGGCTTCACGTGCGACGACGCAGAGTCGGGGGTCGCCGGGTGCGTCGGCGGCGGCCTACTCGACAACGAGGGCGCCGGCCAGAGCCTGACGGGCAGCGCGCAGGACAACGCTGGCAACAGCAGCGAGGCGACGGCCAACGACATCAACATCGACCTGACCCCGCCGTACCTGGCCGGCGCGCCAACCACCGACCCCAATGCCGACGGCTGGCACAAGGGTGACGTGACGATCCGCTGGACGGCCTCGGACGCGCTGTCCGGCGTCGACACGAGCACCCAGCCTGACGACAGCTTGGTCACCGGGGAGGGCACCAACCTCAGCGCCGGGCCGGTGAGCGTCTCCGACAAGGCTGGCAACACCGCCAGCGCGTCGCTGGACGGCATCAGGATCGACCGCACACCGCCCACGATCAACGGCGGCCCGACGACGGCGCCCAACGGCGACGACTGGTACAACACCGACGTCGTGGTCGACTTCACCTGCGCCGACAACCTGTCCGGCGTCGCGTCCTGCCCGACCAGCAGGGTGATCAGCGGCGACGGCAGCAACCAGAGCGTCACAAGCGACCCCGCGACCGACCACGCGGGCAACTCGGCACCCGGCAGGACCGTCGGCGGCATCAACATCGACGGCCAGGCGCCCCAGACCAAGGCCAACAACCTCTGCACGGCCACCAACGGCTACTGCACCGGGAGCAGCGCCACCGTGACCCTGCGCGCCACCGACCTTGGCCCGGCCGGCGTCAAGGAGGTCCACTACAGCGTGAACGGCGGGACCGGGCAGGTCGCGGCCGGCGCCAGCGTCGACGTGGACGTCCCCTTGAGCGGCAGCGGCAACGCGACCGTGGACTACTACGCGCTCGACAGGGCCGGCAACCAGGAGCCGAACAACACGATCGGGCTCAAATACGACAACATCGCCCCGACCATGACCCACACGCTGACCCCGACGCCGAACGCCGCGGGCTGGAACTCAAGCGACGTGACCGTCCACTTCAGCGCCAGGGACGACGACACGGGCTCCGGCGTCGACCCGAGCTCGACCACCTCGGACGTGCTGGTCGGCGACGAGACCAGCGGGCAGGTCGTCAACGGCCAGGCCAAGGACACCGCCGGCAATGTCGGCACCGACTCGGTGACCGTCAAGCTCGACAAGACCCAGCCGGCCATCAGCGGCGCGATCGTCTCGGGCGCGGTCGGGTCCAACGGCTGGTACACCGGCCCGGTGACGGTGCACTTCACCTGCTCCGATGCGCTGTCCGCCGTCGTGGTCTGCCCCGACGACGTGACCCTGACCGGCAACGGCGCCAACCAGTCCGTGACCGCCTCGGCGGTCGACAACGCTGGCAACGCCAAGAGCGCGACCGTCGACCACATCAACATCGACGCCGAGGCCCCAACCATCAGCACGCTCAGCCTGAAGGACGGCGGCATCTACACCCTCGGCGCGGTGCCAGCGGCCTCGTGCGCCGCAGGTGACGACGTCTCGGGCGTTGCCTGGTGCTCGGTCCGGGTGAGCGGCGGGCTCGCGAGCGGCGTCGGCACCTTCGCCTTCACCGCGACCGCCACCGACAAGGCCGGCAACACCGTTACGCGAACCGGCACCTACCAGGTGATCTACCGGTTCGACGGGTTCCTGCAGCCGATCAACGACACCGCCCACCAGGTCGGGACCACCACCGTGAGCATCTTCAAGGCGGGCAGCACCGTCCCGGCGAAGTTCCAGCTCAAGAAGAGCGACGGCACGGTCGTCCAGCCAACCAGCCTGCCGCAGTGGGTCACCCCCGCGAAGGGCAGCCCGACGACCGCACCGGTGGACGAGTCCGCGTACGGCGACCTGCCCAGCACCAGCGGGGCCTACCGCTGGGACTCGAGCGGCCAGCAGTACATCTACAACTGGGGGACGTCGAGCGGCCAGAAGGGTTTCTACTGGCGCATCGGCGTCCAGCTGGACGACGGGCAGACCTACTCGGTGAACATCGGTCTGCGCTGA
- a CDS encoding SIS domain-containing protein — protein MCGIIAVVRRPSSRTSPAAADVVLRLERAWAAASEAHQVGTAIAAHLDRAAGELEAVDELLRGAAGLECLLGDPVRLAALDRRAGELEHLVDRMEARLDAGQHGQPTTTLEAVNAALVRLKDALWAIRRDRIVTAQAVGALAGPNPGRATVEAFASIQTALSALDRLEVRGRDSAGLHVLVTGHGLDLDDPEVARMLAARRQDRLFTSRAVRTPHGHLSFVYKAASEVGELGDNGRRLRAAVTGDALLRRALAAEGAEAMVLGHTRWASVGMINEANAHPLNQEEDGGPETPYTVAALNGDVDNHAQLVERHGLKLPDEITTDAKVIPVLVSRRLASGLPLEEAFRQTVAEFDGSVAVAASVAEAPGQLLLALRGSGQALYVGLADDLFVVASEPYGLVEESARYLRMDGEASSDPDGGGRGQIVVLDRALAGATAGIGRRTYQGTDLPVGEGDLHRAEITTRDIDRGAFRHYLLKEISEAPVSLRKTLRGRIREVGGRLAVNLGPETLPDTVRRRLETGAVRRVLVIGQGTAAVAGMSVAASITEALGGTLAVTALPATELSGFGLDGDMGDALVVAISQSGTTTDTNRTVDLLRARGAAVLAIVNRRGSDLTHKADGVLFTSDGRDVEMSVASTKAFYGQVAAGLLLAFAIADAVGVGDPDRRHELLAALRELPAAMERLLGQREHIAELAQRHAPAKRYWAVVGNGPNRVAAEEIRIKLSELCYKSIACDATEDKKHIDLSSEPLTLVCAAGLAGSAADDVAKEVAIFRAHKSVPLVIATEGEARFNAAAGVIAVPAVHPALAYVLSTMAGHLFGYEAALAIDAQALPLRQARAAIERTAGSTRTADELLDRLGPELEAPAMEYRTRLRSGRYDGTLEASTALSVASLLRYAERTIPLDAWQAEFGTQATPGAVVDDLAVALTAGIDELTRPIDAIKHQAKTVTVGISRSDETVLTVPLVRQLLDAGAVRAQLGYDTLRTVAALDPAVARVTGFTRYRIEGEAGDEAAKLAVLAKGGISERLVSRAEQDHRLRGTKQLVAIERQVLAARGRSDGRTVLLVPEVADGHTTGLTLLHVDFHERLPATRARTVLEGYRGRLAALRSAVTETEPAFDETLLGQLPVASLVTDPVEALADRWRSAPAAP, from the coding sequence GGGACCGCCATAGCGGCGCACCTGGACCGGGCCGCCGGCGAGCTGGAGGCGGTCGACGAGCTGCTGCGGGGCGCGGCCGGCCTCGAGTGCCTGCTCGGCGACCCGGTCCGGCTGGCCGCGCTCGACCGGCGCGCCGGTGAGCTCGAACACCTGGTGGACCGGATGGAGGCCCGCCTCGACGCCGGGCAGCACGGCCAGCCCACCACCACGCTCGAGGCGGTCAACGCCGCGCTGGTCCGGCTCAAGGACGCGCTGTGGGCGATCCGCCGCGACCGGATCGTGACCGCCCAGGCGGTGGGGGCGCTCGCCGGGCCGAACCCGGGCCGCGCCACGGTCGAGGCGTTCGCCTCGATCCAGACCGCCCTGTCCGCGCTGGACCGGCTGGAGGTGCGCGGGCGCGATTCTGCCGGCCTGCACGTGCTCGTCACCGGGCACGGGCTCGACCTGGACGACCCGGAGGTCGCCCGCATGCTCGCCGCCCGGCGGCAGGACCGGCTGTTCACCTCCAGGGCGGTGCGCACGCCCCACGGCCATCTGAGCTTCGTCTACAAGGCGGCCAGCGAGGTTGGCGAGCTGGGCGACAACGGCCGCCGGCTGCGCGCCGCGGTCACCGGGGACGCGCTGCTCCGCCGGGCCCTGGCCGCCGAGGGCGCCGAGGCGATGGTGCTCGGGCACACCAGGTGGGCCAGCGTCGGCATGATCAACGAGGCCAACGCCCACCCCCTCAACCAGGAGGAGGACGGCGGGCCCGAGACCCCCTACACCGTGGCGGCGCTCAACGGCGACGTCGACAACCACGCCCAGCTCGTCGAGCGGCACGGCCTGAAGCTCCCGGACGAGATCACCACCGACGCCAAGGTCATCCCGGTGCTGGTCTCGCGCCGGCTCGCCTCGGGGCTGCCCCTCGAAGAGGCGTTCCGGCAGACCGTGGCCGAGTTCGACGGCTCGGTCGCGGTCGCCGCGAGCGTGGCCGAGGCGCCCGGCCAACTGCTGCTTGCCCTGCGGGGCAGCGGGCAGGCGCTGTACGTGGGCCTCGCCGACGACCTGTTCGTGGTCGCCAGCGAGCCCTACGGCCTGGTCGAGGAGAGCGCCCGCTACCTGCGGATGGACGGCGAGGCGAGCAGCGACCCCGACGGCGGAGGCCGCGGGCAGATCGTCGTGCTCGACCGGGCCCTGGCCGGGGCGACCGCCGGGATCGGTCGGCGCACCTACCAGGGCACCGACCTGCCGGTCGGCGAGGGGGACCTGCACCGGGCCGAGATCACCACCCGCGACATCGACCGCGGGGCCTTCCGGCACTACCTGCTGAAGGAGATCTCGGAGGCGCCGGTCTCGCTCCGCAAGACGCTGCGGGGCCGGATCCGGGAGGTGGGCGGGCGTCTGGCCGTCAACCTCGGGCCGGAGACCCTCCCCGACACGGTCCGGCGGCGGCTCGAGACGGGCGCCGTCCGGCGGGTCCTGGTGATCGGGCAGGGGACCGCGGCCGTGGCCGGCATGAGCGTGGCCGCCTCGATCACCGAGGCGCTGGGGGGCACCCTGGCCGTCACGGCGCTGCCCGCCACCGAGCTGTCCGGGTTCGGCCTGGACGGCGACATGGGCGACGCCCTGGTGGTCGCGATCAGCCAGTCGGGCACCACCACCGACACCAACCGCACCGTCGACCTGCTGCGGGCCAGGGGCGCCGCGGTCCTCGCGATCGTGAACCGGCGGGGGAGCGACCTCACCCACAAGGCCGACGGGGTGCTGTTCACCTCCGACGGCCGGGACGTGGAGATGAGCGTCGCCTCCACCAAGGCGTTCTACGGCCAGGTGGCGGCCGGGCTGCTGCTCGCCTTCGCCATCGCCGACGCGGTCGGCGTCGGCGACCCCGACCGGCGCCACGAGTTGCTGGCTGCCCTGCGCGAGCTGCCCGCGGCCATGGAGCGGCTGCTCGGGCAGCGCGAGCACATCGCCGAGCTCGCCCAGAGGCACGCGCCGGCCAAGCGCTACTGGGCGGTGGTCGGCAACGGGCCCAACCGGGTCGCGGCCGAGGAGATCCGGATCAAGCTGTCGGAGCTGTGCTACAAGTCGATCGCCTGCGACGCCACCGAGGACAAGAAGCACATCGACCTGTCGTCGGAGCCGCTGACGCTGGTCTGCGCCGCCGGCCTTGCCGGGTCGGCCGCTGACGACGTGGCCAAGGAGGTGGCGATCTTCCGGGCCCACAAGAGCGTCCCGCTGGTGATCGCGACCGAAGGAGAGGCCCGGTTCAACGCGGCGGCCGGGGTGATCGCCGTGCCCGCGGTCCACCCCGCGCTCGCCTACGTGCTGTCGACCATGGCCGGGCACCTGTTCGGCTACGAGGCCGCCCTTGCCATCGACGCCCAAGCCTTGCCGCTGCGGCAGGCCCGGGCGGCCATCGAGCGCACCGCCGGCTCCACCCGCACCGCCGACGAGCTGCTCGACCGGCTCGGCCCGGAGCTCGAGGCCCCGGCCATGGAGTACCGGACCCGCCTGCGGAGCGGCCGCTACGACGGCACCCTCGAGGCGAGCACCGCGCTGTCGGTGGCGTCGCTGCTCCGCTACGCCGAGCGGACCATCCCGCTCGACGCCTGGCAGGCCGAGTTCGGCACCCAGGCGACGCCCGGCGCGGTCGTCGACGACCTCGCTGTGGCCCTCACGGCCGGCATCGACGAGCTGACCCGGCCCATCGACGCGATCAAGCACCAGGCCAAGACCGTCACCGTCGGGATCTCGCGCTCCGACGAGACCGTGCTCACCGTGCCGCTGGTGCGCCAGCTCCTCGACGCGGGCGCGGTCCGCGCCCAGCTCGGCTACGACACGCTCCGGACCGTGGCCGCGCTCGACCCGGCGGTCGCGCGCGTCACCGGGTTCACCCGCTACCGCATCGAAGGCGAGGCGGGCGACGAGGCCGCCAAGCTCGCCGTGCTCGCCAAGGGCGGGATCTCCGAACGCCTGGTGTCACGGGCCGAGCAGGACCACCGCCTGCGCGGCACCAAGCAGCTGGTGGCGATCGAGCGCCAGGTGCTGGCGGCCAGGGGGCGGAGCGACGGCCGCACCGTGCTCCTGGTCCCCGAAGTCGCCGACGGCCACACCACCGGCCTCACCCTGCTGCACGTCGACTTCCACGAGCGGCTGCCCGCGACCCGGGCGCGCACCGTGCTCGAGGGGTACCGGGGCCGGCTCGCGGCCCTGCGCAGCGCCGTGACCGAGACCGAGCCGGCGTTCGATGAGACGCTGCTCGGCCAGCTGCCGGTGGCCAGCCTCGTCACCGACCCGGTCGAGGCCCTGGCCGACCGCTGGCGAAGCGCCCCGGCCGCGCCGTAG